The Lycium barbarum isolate Lr01 chromosome 9, ASM1917538v2, whole genome shotgun sequence genome has a segment encoding these proteins:
- the LOC132609445 gene encoding histone deacetylase 19 has product MDAGGNSLASGTDGKKRKVSYFYDPEVGNYYYGQGHPMKPHRIRMTHALLAHYGLLQHMHVLKPNPARDKDLCRFHADDYVSFLRSITPETQQDQLRQLKRFNVGEDCPVFDGLYSFCQTYAGGSVGGAVKLNHGHCDIAVNWAGGLHHAKKCEASGFCYVNDIVLAILELLKVHERVLYVDIDIHHGDGVEEAFYTTDRVMTVSFHKFGDYFPGTGDVRDIGFGSGKYYSLNVPLDDGIDDESYQSLFKPIMGKVMEVFKPGAVVLQCGADSLSGDRLGCFNLSIKGHAECVKYMRSFNVPLLLLGGGGYTIRNVARCWCYETGVALGIELEDKMPQHEYYEYFGPDYTLHVAPSNMENKNSRQILEDIRSKLLENLSKLQHAPSVQFQERPPDTELPEADEDQEDADSRWDADSDTNDEERKPIPSRVRREHVEPEGKGTEDMKTEERLREVESTFAESTSLKGGNSGSALIDGGQIKMEQGCSNKPFDQPTDINS; this is encoded by the exons ATGGATGCTGGAGGAAACTCCTTAGCATCTGGCACAGATGGAAAGAAGAGAAAAGTAAGTTATTTCTATGATCCTGAAGTTGGCAATTACTATTATGGACAAGGCCACCCCATGAAGCCGCATAGAATCAGAATGACACATGCTCTTCTTGCCCACTATGGATTATTACAACATATGCATGTTCTGAAGCCAAATCCTGCTAGAGATAAGGATCTCTGCAGGTTTCATGCTGATGATTATGTTTCTTTCTTGAGAAGCATAACCCCAGAAACACAGCAAGATCAGCTGAGGCAGCTGAAGAGGTTCAATGTCGGGGAGGACTGTCCAGTTTTTGATGGTCTTTATTCCTTTTGTCAAACCTATGCTGGAGGTTCTGTTGGTGGGGCCGTTAAGTTAAACCATGGACACTGTGATATTGCCGTAAATTGGGCTGGTGGATTACATCATGCCAAGAAGTGTGAAGCATCTGGTTTCTGCTATGTGAACGATATTGTGCTTGCCATTTTGGAGCTACTCAAAGTCCATGAG AGAGTGTTGTATGTGGATATTGATATCCATCATGGTGATGGCGTGGAAGAGGCTTTTTATACTACAGATAGGGTCATGACAGTTTCCTTTCATAAATTTGGAGATTACTTTCCTGGTACGGGGGATGTACGTGATATTGGATTTGGAAGTGGAAAATACTACTCTCTTAACGTTCCACTAGATGATGGAATCGATGATGAGAGTTATCAGTCCCTCTTTAAGCCAATAATGGGCAAAGTGATGGAAGTTTTTAAGCCTGGAGCTGTGGTCTTGCAATGTGGTGCAGATTCCTTGTCTGGGGACAGGCTAGGCTGCTTTAATCTCTCTATTAAAGGTCATGCAGAATGTGTCAAATACATGAGGTCTTTCAATGTGCCTCTATTGTTGCTTGGTGGAGGTGGCTACACAATACGTAATGTTGCTCGTTGCTGGTGTTACGAA ACAGGAGTTGCACTAGGAATAGAGCTTGAAGATAAGATGCCGCAACATGAATATTATGAATACTTTGGTCCAGATTATACCTTGCATGTTGCTCCAAGTAACATGGAGAACAAAAATTCTCGTCAGATTTTAGAAGATATAAGATCAAAGCTGCTTGAAAATCTTTCAAAGCTTCAGCATGCCCCAAGTGTACAGTTCCAGGAGCGACCACCAGATACTGAATTGCCCGAG GCTGATGAAGATCAAGAGGATGCAGATTCAAGATGGGATGCTGATTCTGACACAAATGATGAAGAACG TAAGCCCATTCCTAGCAGAGTGAGGAGGGAACATGTTGAACCTGAAGGAAAAGGAACG GAAGACATGAAAACCGAGGAGCGTCTAAGAGAAGTAGAGTCGACATTTGCCGAATCAACAAGTTTGAAG GGTGGCAATTCAGGTTCTGCACTGATAGATGGAGGACAGATAAAAATGGAACAAGGATGCTCTAACAAACCTTTTGATCAGCCAACTGATATTAATTCTTGA
- the LOC132610808 gene encoding uncharacterized protein LOC132610808: protein MASKSDMKGFYKQKKNSGGITKQSKSSSTSTKKSTSPKKSAAIGSNVTQPSALISHGSLDLQDNYDQNEEVLRQFDMNMVYGPCLGMSRLDRWERAKKLGLNPPTDVERLLGSSKVRNESLWESRV, encoded by the exons atggcgtCGAAATCAGACATGAAAGGTTTCTACAAGCAAAAAAAGAATAGTGGTGGCATCACTAAACAATCAAAATCGTCTTCAACATCTACCAAGAAATCAACCTCACCAAAAAAGTCTGCAGCAATTGGCTCTAATGTTACTCAACCCTCAGCACTCATCTCTCATGGATCTCTTGATTTGCAAG ATAATTATGATCAGAATGAGGAAGTGTTGAGGCAATTCGACATGAATATGGTTTATGGGCCATGCCTTGGAATGAGCAGACTGGACAGGTGGGAGCGTGCTAAGAAACTTGGTTTGAACCCTCCAACGGATGTGGAGCGGCTATTAGGGTCTAGCAAGGTTCGCAATGAGTCCTTGTGGGAGAGTCGCGTTTAG